One genomic segment of Rivularia sp. PCC 7116 includes these proteins:
- a CDS encoding invasin domain 3-containing protein — MSIKLFVFLILLNLISACSTAIAKPDFQKSDFEIDAVPISVCCKDDLHGKRGPYLPADGISKALITIKLKNNNGIHLAKNKDLKIQITTSAGKISKTQFDDKEGVFIAYLTSSDKQENAIVKYTVNDKDSTQKLEIPFLKNIVLNGDFERNGVRHDRPNAVYWGAINSSSNNIDYKDSFAGKRAICLKRTGKEKAKKSGISQTLKFTNRGRFYQGSLWLKGTPGLKSRVYLQQVNPYYSYVGIKSYQLTDKWTKVTFTAATHIPDSYSLRIEYETKPGQAGVMCIDDVRLQSSGHVDFVFKKKSIDKRFFNYNSASLPASVWPEKKGFPVDSIRIYSGWNAVEKKPGQYIWTNTVPRGGMAGDKLINFLNSKGAEPMMVIGTPPKWTWEKNWQKTNRWLTINNFNNWENWIKTIGNHYKGRVRYYQLWNEIDMPFRVKKNGKIRFGPGYKDYQNGEKVVALTKSAHKILKSIDPNITIVAPSATMLHAAKFYDSFFYHGGGKYIDVIAFHCYPGNEQAQGIAVDTDGCSAVAAQLRSLRDAYNLQHLPIWNTESGVSEANDENGNRIFRHLVSTWISGVERIFYYNLDNNPTPFELYDWKYGKLTNNGKGFRMAANLLNGAKVVRAETKQDGTATVELLLSSGRKVYILWNLEQKVSMSIPPQWRVKTIKTIDSQRDFQATIPNQVEIGREVKLLFAE, encoded by the coding sequence ATGAGTATTAAACTTTTTGTATTTCTTATATTGTTAAATTTAATAAGTGCTTGCTCTACAGCTATAGCTAAGCCAGACTTTCAGAAATCAGATTTTGAAATCGATGCTGTACCAATTAGTGTATGCTGTAAAGATGATCTTCACGGTAAACGCGGGCCCTATTTACCGGCAGACGGAATTTCAAAGGCATTAATAACGATTAAACTCAAAAATAACAATGGAATACATCTAGCTAAAAATAAGGATCTAAAAATTCAAATAACAACCTCGGCGGGTAAAATATCGAAGACCCAATTTGATGATAAAGAAGGTGTATTTATAGCTTATCTTACATCTTCAGATAAACAAGAGAATGCCATAGTAAAATATACTGTTAACGACAAAGATAGTACTCAAAAACTTGAAATACCTTTTTTAAAAAATATAGTACTGAATGGAGATTTTGAACGCAATGGCGTGAGACATGACCGCCCTAATGCTGTTTACTGGGGCGCAATTAACTCAAGTAGCAATAATATTGATTATAAAGACTCTTTTGCGGGCAAGAGAGCTATCTGTTTAAAGAGAACTGGAAAAGAGAAAGCTAAAAAATCTGGCATCTCTCAAACTTTAAAGTTTACAAATAGAGGGCGTTTCTATCAGGGAAGTTTATGGCTTAAAGGAACACCCGGTTTAAAGTCTAGAGTGTATTTACAACAAGTAAATCCCTATTACAGCTATGTTGGTATTAAATCCTATCAACTCACGGATAAATGGACTAAGGTTACTTTTACGGCGGCTACTCATATACCTGATAGTTACTCATTAAGGATTGAATATGAAACAAAACCCGGTCAAGCTGGTGTAATGTGTATTGATGATGTAAGATTACAAAGTTCAGGTCATGTTGATTTTGTATTTAAAAAGAAATCAATTGACAAAAGATTTTTTAATTATAATTCAGCCTCATTACCTGCGAGTGTATGGCCAGAAAAAAAAGGATTTCCTGTAGACTCAATTCGTATATATTCCGGTTGGAATGCTGTAGAGAAAAAACCCGGACAATATATTTGGACTAATACAGTTCCTAGGGGAGGAATGGCTGGGGATAAGTTAATTAATTTTTTAAATAGTAAAGGTGCAGAACCCATGATGGTTATAGGTACACCACCTAAATGGACATGGGAAAAAAATTGGCAAAAAACAAACAGATGGTTAACAATCAATAATTTTAATAATTGGGAAAATTGGATAAAAACTATAGGTAATCATTACAAAGGTAGAGTTAGGTATTATCAATTATGGAATGAAATTGATATGCCGTTTAGGGTTAAAAAAAATGGTAAAATCCGATTTGGACCTGGATATAAAGATTATCAAAACGGTGAAAAAGTAGTAGCTTTAACTAAATCGGCTCATAAGATATTGAAATCTATCGATCCTAATATCACTATCGTTGCTCCGTCTGCAACTATGCTTCATGCAGCAAAATTTTACGATAGTTTTTTCTATCATGGTGGAGGCAAATATATAGATGTAATTGCTTTTCATTGCTATCCTGGAAACGAACAAGCACAAGGTATAGCTGTTGATACTGATGGATGTAGTGCTGTAGCTGCTCAATTACGCTCTCTCAGAGATGCTTACAATCTTCAGCATTTACCTATTTGGAATACAGAATCAGGAGTTAGTGAAGCTAACGATGAAAATGGTAATCGTATTTTTCGTCATTTGGTATCAACCTGGATAAGTGGCGTAGAACGCATTTTCTACTATAACCTTGATAACAACCCGACACCATTTGAACTATATGACTGGAAATACGGTAAATTAACGAACAATGGTAAAGGTTTTAGGATGGCTGCAAACCTCCTCAATGGAGCTAAAGTTGTTAGAGCCGAAACTAAACAAGATGGAACCGCTACAGTTGAACTATTACTATCTTCTGGTCGCAAAGTCTACATATTATGGAATTTGGAACAGAAAGTTAGCATGTCAATACCGCCTCAATGGCGTGTTAAAACAATAAAGACAATTGATAGCCAGAGAGATTTTCAAGCAACTATTCCTAATCAAGTAGAAATCGGACGTGAAGTGAAACTATTATTTGCAGAATAA